The genomic window ATTTGCACGCCACCGAACTTCGAGTTAACCTTGCCTGCCTCCGCCGCCGTATCAACCGGAGCGGGAGCCGCCACACTCTTCCCCGTACAAGAGAAAGCACTCGGAAGGAAAGACGCGGCCGCCAAAGCAGCGACCGATCTTCCTAGAAACTCACGTCTGGACTGACCATTGTTCACATCTTTATTCATAACCATTCAATTTATAAATTAATCTTAACCCTTAGAAGAAAGTCCCTTACAGGCTCCAACCTTTACGATACTCATAGTGGAAATAATCGTTCGCTTCCGGACAATTCGTGATTCTCATATTCTCTGCGTCATATTCCAACGTAAGATCCAACCGTTGCGCGGCGACAGCGATATTCGTCAGCAACATAATCTCCGTCAATTTAGCGGATACCTCAAAATCATTAGCGGCTTTGCGACCTTCCTTTATCGCCTCGATAAAGTCCACATAAATATTACTCGGTCGCTTTAATGTCTTCTCCGGAGCTACGAACCCCGGTCTTTCCGGTATCAGTTGCGGCTCCGCTCCATGGGTACCATGCATGATCAGGCCTTTATCGCCTATATAAAGCGCTTCCCTTAACTGGCGGTTCGCTTCCAACTCCGCCGGACGAGCCGGTTTTATACCCCCATCACTCCAAGTTACCTTTACCGGAGGCATATTCCCACGAGCCGGGAACTCATACGTCACGCATTCCGATTGTGGCAGATAGTCCTTATTGTAAGGGGTGGAAGTAGCTTGTATTTTTGTGGGCATACCCAAATTAAGCGCCCAAATCGGAGCGTCGAAGGTATGGGCTCCCATATCCCCCATAGCGCCTGTACCGTAATCCCATAATCCACGCCAAGCGAAATGAAGCATCTCCGGATTATAAGGTTTATCAGGAGCCGGTCCCAACCACACGTCATAGTTAAGATTAGACGGTATATCCACTCCCGCCGGACGATCAAAATAACCTTGGCGCCACATCGGACGGTTTGTCCACAAATGAACTTCCCTTACGTCTCCGATCACGCCACCTTGGATCCATTCGACCGTCTGCATAGTTCCTTCAATATTATGCCCTTGGTTACCCATCTGGGTAACAACACCGGTTTGCTTTGCCAGATCCCTCAAAAAACGGGTCTCATAAATCGTCTTAGCCATCGGCTTCTCTACAAATACATGCTTACCAGCTTTCATCGCATAAGCGGCAATAACCGCATGGGTGTGGTCCGGAGTACCGATCAATACCGCATCGATCTCTTTCTCCTTGTCGATCATTTCCCGGAAATCGGTATACTTCTTCGCTTTCGGGTATCCCGCTAAGATATGTCCGGAGTAATCGTGGTCTACATCACATAGCGCATAAATATTCGCATGCTTAAACGATTGTTTCTCCGCATCTCCCATTTGCACAGGATTATCCGACGCTCTTCGTTCCCGTCTGGGTGGCTGGATGCCCGCATAAGGTTGCATCAGCATA from Parabacteroides distasonis ATCC 8503 includes these protein-coding regions:
- a CDS encoding Gfo/Idh/MocA family protein, giving the protein MSDKNSVNFTRREFLGTVAAAAAFTIVPRSVLGGPGYTAPSDMVNLAGIGVGSQGGGDIQNIATPDVPIKRRPFGGGGMLMQPYAGIQPPRRERRASDNPVQMGDAEKQSFKHANIYALCDVDHDYSGHILAGYPKAKKYTDFREMIDKEKEIDAVLIGTPDHTHAVIAAYAMKAGKHVFVEKPMAKTIYETRFLRDLAKQTGVVTQMGNQGHNIEGTMQTVEWIQGGVIGDVREVHLWTNRPMWRQGYFDRPAGVDIPSNLNYDVWLGPAPDKPYNPEMLHFAWRGLWDYGTGAMGDMGAHTFDAPIWALNLGMPTKIQATSTPYNKDYLPQSECVTYEFPARGNMPPVKVTWSDGGIKPARPAELEANRQLREALYIGDKGLIMHGTHGAEPQLIPERPGFVAPEKTLKRPSNIYVDFIEAIKEGRKAANDFEVSAKLTEIMLLTNIAVAAQRLDLTLEYDAENMRITNCPEANDYFHYEYRKGWSL